From Deltaproteobacteria bacterium:
CGATCCGGGTGCGGCGACGGGACGCCGCGCCCCCCGCCCTGCGAGCGGGCGCACGCCCGCCTTCCGCAGCCCGCCGCGGCGCTCGCGGCTCCTCAGGTGCGAAGGTGCGTCTCGAATCCGTCGTCCACCCATAGCTCGTCGCTTCGCGGCGGCGCGGCCGGAGGCGCTCGCGTCGGCAGGCCGAGGCATCCGAGGATCGCGGCGGCTGCATCCGGGGGAAGATGCGCCGAGATCACGCGCGTGCGGGCGCCACAGCGTGGGCACGCGAGCACGTCGATGGCAAGCGCCGGCCTAGTATTTCTCGGGACCAACAACATGCAAGAAGGGACCACAGGAGAGCCAGGTTGGCTGCGATCGATCTCGAGAGATGTGCTTGGCGAGCGTCGCGGGGACATCTTGTATGACGCAGTGGATCTTGGGGTGTCGGTTGGCGTGGCAAAGCTGGCAGTGAAAGCGGGCGATTTTGCGGTACGCAAAGGAAGACTCGGTCCGGCACAGCTCAGCGCCTTCTGGAGACCGACGGGGATAGGTCGCGCTGTCATTTCAAAGGGCGACAGAATACGCAGGGATGCGACGCGGGAAGAGGAGGAGGTTCTACACTGATGACCTCCGGTATGCTGGTAACCGCACTCCTCTGTGTCGTGGTCGTAGCGGTCTGCTTTTTCGCGACGTGGACCTACGAGACCCGCGCCCCCATGCGGGTGTTCATTGGTCGTGGCGTGATCCTGACGTTCTTGCTGCACGTTGCGTGGCTCGATGGAACCGACGTGTCAGCCATCCTGGTTGGATGCACCATAGTGGTAGTCTTGTTCTTTCCGCGCAGCGCCAAGACAAAGTAGAGGCGAGACTCGAGGGTGCGCTCGCGATCGACGTGGGCAGCAGCATCCGATCACAGCGCGTGATCGAGGTGCTGTCGAAGCTCCTCAGCGTGCGCGGTGCTCCGCGCTACCTGCGCAGCGACAACGGCCCGGAGTTCGTCTCGCGGGCGATCCTCCAGTGGCTCACCCACGAGGCGAAGATCGAGACGGCGCTGATCGATCCGGGCAAGCCGTGGCAGAACGGAGCGAACGAATCGTTCAGCGGCAAGTTCCGCGACGAGTGCTTAGGGATGCAGTGGTTCCAGAATCGAACCGAGGCCCGCGGGTTGATCGAGGCCTGGCGACGGGAGTACAACTCCGTCCGGCCGCACTCGAGCCTCGGCAACCTCACCCCGGCGGAGTTCGCCGAGCGGTGTTCAACAACGCAGCAGACAGAGGCCGTTCTCTAGAGGAATTAGGGCCGAGGATCTCAGGCAGGTCACCCCTAGAACGCGAGGCGCCGGCTGCCCACTTAATGCCCACTTCGGTTTCTCTGGGGGAATGAAGGGTCTCGGAACCGTTTGATTCTGCTGGTCGGGCCGACTGGATTCGAACCAGCGACCCCCTGAACCCCATTCAGCGATGCACCGACGGAAAGCGTCGACAGCACGCGTGGTTACGCGAGCGGCGTGAACTCGCGGAAGAACTGCGGAAGAACGCGCACGCGTTTTCCTCCGCTCCGGCTTGCGGAAGGGATCACTCCCGGTGCGGCAGTGCGGCAGTGCGGCGGCGAGCGCGCCGCGGAGCGTGCGATGCTCGGGGCGGAGGTTGCTCGCGATGGTTTCCTCCGGCGCGAGGTTCGTGTACGGGCTCGCCTTCCTGTTTGCAATCGGTGGCGCGGTGCACGGGTGCAGCATCCCGAGCGACGCAAACGCGGTGCAGTCGGCGGCTTGGTATGCGCAATCGCTCGCGATCGCCGCAATCCCGTACGTGCTCGCGCGCTGCATCGAGAAGATGTCGGCGCCGGACTTCCCGACCTCGGCGCCGCCAGCGCCGAAGGCCGCGCCGCAGCGCGAGGTCACGCCGGGCGTCTACGAGATCAAGTAGCGGCGCTCCTACGGGGCGGGAACGTGAACCTGCTCGCAACCGCTGGGCGAGGGTGCGCATTCTGCTCGCGCTGTTCGAGGGCAACTCGCCAGCCTTCCTCGAAGAGAGGTGTGCGTGTGCACTCGACTTCGAACGTCCCCATGCGCCGATCTCGCCACCGGAGCAGCAGCTTCTCGCGCCGCTCCCGCGAGCCCCGCGCATTGCGAATAGCAGCTCGTGCGACTTCGCGAGGTGCGCTTCGGCGTGCTCCTTCACGTCGCGGCCGAACGTGTGCGCGGGCTCGCTGTAGACGCCTTCCGCGAAGCGGCGAATGCGCTTCGCGTAGAGCGCCTCGGCGGCGGCGAAGAACGTGTCGGCGATGACGCCGCTCTTGTCGCTGTGCCGCTTCGCGAGCTGCAGGAGCTCGCGGTACTCGACGCGAATCACGCGGTCCGCGCAGTCGGCGAACCACTCGCCCGCATCGCGCTCCGCGCGCGAACGCGCGGCGCCGGTGAGCCTTCCCGCAGCCGGCGCCGCGAGCTCGGACTCAGCTCGGCGAGCATCGCGTGCATGAGCGCGCTGAGCGTGTAGGCGTTGGCGCCGGACGGGTTGCGTTTCGGGTTCTTCTTCTTCACGTTGAGTTCTCCTCGGGGCGCTCGGTTACCGGTTCATCTCTTGGCGGGAATTCCGGCTCCGGGCGCCCACTTATTGGGTCGCCGCGCCGTCGCGACTTGCGGCGGCGACTCTCAGTCGGTCTCGTACTTCGATCGAATCAAGTTCCTCAACGGCGTCGCCTTCCGCGGTGCCCGGAACGCGACGCGCTGACGCGACGAGGGCGAGAGCCCGAACTCCGTCGCGAACTGTGCGAAGAGGCGCTCGGCGCCGCGCGCGACCCCGACCTCAGGCCGCACTCGCTCGGTGACGGCGCCGGTCTTTGGGTTCGTCGTCGTGTAAGTCATCCCGTCGCGCGCGATCAGCTCAAGCGCCGTGCGCCAGGTGCCGTACGCGACGCAAAGTCCCTCGAACATCCCGCGGTCTTGGCGTTGCGCGATGCCGAGAGCGTCGAGCTGCGGCGCGAGGTCGAGCCAGCAGTCGCGCGCGTGCCCGGTCAGGTGGTCAGGGCAAGGCCCGAGGCCCGGCTCGCCCTGCATCTCGTCGCCGAGTGCTCGCTTGCCGGGGTTTCCGAGCAGGAGCTTCAGCGCCCGCGGCTTCGGTCTCCGGCCCCTCACCGGCGCTCTCCTGCGGCGCATCCCAGGCGACTCAATTCGCGCTTTTGGACCTTCCGGATTGCCCAGCGGTTCGCGCTTCGCGCGGCGCGCATTGCCGTCACAGGCGACGCGCCGGGTATCTGGTTGAACGCGGCGGCGAGGCGGAGCCCCTTCTCCCACATCACCTCCGAGATTGTAAGTGCTTGGAATCTCGGCGTTTACTGGTCGGCCCCGGGCGCCTGGAGGAAGCGCGAGAGCACTTCGAGCAAGCGCTCGCGATCTATCGCGAGGTGGGCAACCGCCATGCGGAGGGTGTCGTGCTCGGCAACCTCGGCACCATGCACCACCTCCAGGGTCGATTGACGGACGCGCTCGCGTTTGACGAGCGCGCCGTCGCGATTTACCGGGAGTGTGGTGACCGGCGAAACGAGGGCATCGTGCTCGGCAACCTCGGCCTGCTGCGCATGGACCAAGGTCGTGCGCAGGAAGCACGTGAGCTCTTCGAGCGGGCGCTCGCGACCAACCGCGAGGTGGGCGACCGCAGCTCGGAGGGGCATGTGCTCGGGAACCTCGCCCACCTGCATGTTGGCGAAGGCCGAGTGGAGGGGGCGTGGGAACTCAATGAGCAGGCGCTCGCGATCCATCGCGAGGTGGGCAACCGGCGATTCGAAGGGATCGTGCTTGCCGCTCGGGGAGGTCTTCTCGCGCGCCGAGGCCGGACGGACAACGCGCGGGAGCACTTCGAGCGTTCGCTCCTGATCCTCCGCGAGGTGAGGGACCGTCAGCAGGAAGGCGCCGTGCTTGGGCTGCTGGCTGACCTCTGCGCGCAGACCAGCGCGATGCCCGAGGCGCGAGCGCACTTCGCCGCCGGCGAGCGGCTCCTGCGCGAGGTGGGAGACAAGCTCGAACTCGGCATGCTGCTCTGCGCGCGTGGGTTGCTGGAAGCGAGCAGCGACGACTCGGCGACCGGCCGCGCGTTGCTCGAGGAGGCCGAGAACCTCGCCGCGGAACTTGGCGCGGGACCTGAGTCGGAGCTCGGCAGGGCGATCTCGAAGCTCAGCGAACGGCTCGCCGCGAGCGCGAGCGCGCTACATCGAAGATGACGAGGCCCAGTGGCGTGAGCGCGCGCGATCCGCACGATCGCGCCGCACCTGCTCGCCGACGACCCGCGTGGCAAGGGGGAAGGCCCGCCTCGCGGAGGGCCTTTCGTCAGCCGCGTCCTTCGGCTTCAGTCAGGGCTTGAAACGGTTCCACATGTTACGGCCGATCATCGACAGCGCTGCGCCGGACGTGAGCACGCCTGCGGCACTGAAGATCTTCGTCAGTATCTCGCCGATCGCCGGAACGTTCATCAGCACGCTCGACAACGACGTCAGGGCGAGCGCCGTGACGATCACGCGAACGCTGTCTTCCGTCGCGATCGACACGCCGACGGCCACGCCGGCCACCACCAGGATGAGCGACGCGTACGGGATTTCCACGAACGCGCCGACGATGCAGACGGCGAGACCTGCCCAACCGATGAGCTTGTACGGATTCACATTCACGATTCATCTCCCTCAGATCGTTGTTGACGCGGCCCGATGGCCAGTACCGCTGCGGCATCCTACGCCGCTATGCGCCGACAAAGCAAGCAGAACCCTCCCCGTTCGGGGGCGAAGGTGTAGACGCCCTTGGGGCCAACGAGTTGTTGGAACGCTGTCAGCGGTTCCTGACACGAGCAGCTCTTTGACCTCAGCTTCGTGGTGCGGCCACCGACAATCAGGCACCCGGGGATTGAGCGTCGGCACTTGTCGTCCGAGCAGCGCGCGGCTTTCCGGCGAACTCATGTCGCGTCGAGAAGCTCGGGCGTGATGCGGAGGCGGGACGCTGGGTGCTCCGGTTCCTTCGGGCCCGTTGCGCGCGCTCGCTGAGCGCCGATTGCAGGAACCGTCGATGTCGAGTGCTGCCGCGACCAGCGGCGCGATCGCGCCCCGGCGCGCGGTTTGGGGGAGCAGGTTCGCGGGGCCCCGACGGCAGTACCTAGAATGCCGGCGTGACGAGAGCCTCGAATCCTCGAGATGTGAGAGCGACTCCGGGCGCGGCGCGCGCGCGGGACGCGCGGCGAGCGGCGGCCGTATGCGTCGCGGGTGCGCTCGCGCTCGCAGGCTGCTCCGTCTCGACCGAGGCTCACCCCGTGTTCGAGAAGGGCGGCATGCGCGCGGAGGGCGCGACGACGTCGGGCGTCCTGTCTGGCGCCGCGCGCGGCGACGAGGTTTACCAACGTCCCATGCCTCCCAGGCAAAGAGGGGGTTTCTCGTAAGCATGAAGTCGCGCCGGCATCGCTCGACGTGCCCGCTGGTTGTCGAGTCGTCGAGGTCGTCGTAGATCCCGGGCCGAGGTTTAGGGCGCTTCACTCCGCCACCTCGCGCTCGAGCGCGCCGCCGATGCGCTCGCCCACCTTTGCGCTCGCCTCGCGCAGCGGGTCCTGCGACCAGTGCGCGTAACGCTGCGTCGTCGTCGCGCGCGAGTGACCGAGCAGCGCGCCGATCGCCGGCAGCGAGAGCCCTTCCAGCAGGCCCTGCGACGCGAACGAGTGACGGAGGTCGTGAAGCCGGATCGCCGCGTCGAGCCCGCCCTTCGTCTTCACGTCGTTCCACGCCGCGCGAATTTCGCGCAGCGCGGCTTTCTTCGTCGGGTTCGGGAAGACCCACCGCTCATGCCGCTTCGGCGCGTTGGCGAGGCTTCTGAGCACGTCGAGCGCGGGCTCGTTGAGCACGACGTGCTTCGCGCCGTGGTGGCGTGCGGTCTTGTGCGTGTCGAGCGCGATGAATCCGCGCTCGAGGTCGACGCGCGCCCACTCGAGCCCCAGGATCTCCGCGCGCCGGCAACCTGTTAGGACGAGCAGCCGAATCGCCGCGCACTTCGCCGGGTCGCTCGTCTCGACCGCCTTCAAGCCCTTGCCGAGTCGGCGCAGCTCGAGCTCGCTCAGGTGTCGTTCGCGCGGCGCCTCGGCGAAGCGCTCGACGCGGCGCGTCGGGTTCGTGCCGTCGGGACGCAGGCCCCAGCGCTCGGCGAGGTTGAACAGGGTCGAGATCAGGAAGAGCACGCGGTTCGCCTGCACCGGTTTCGTCGCGAGGCTCGCGTGCACGTGCTGCACGTCGCTCGGCGTGACGGCCGCAACCTTCATCGGGCCGAGCGCCGGCGTCACGTACTTCGCGAGGATGCGCTTGTTTTCGAGCTGCGTCGCGCGCGCGTTCTTCGGCAGGTGCTCGGCCTCGTAGCGCTCGACGAGCTCGGCGACGGTGAGCGCGTCGAGGCGCTCGCGCTTCTCGCGCGAGGGGTCGCGGCCGTCGAGACGCACCTCGGCGAGCAGCCTCGCGGCGTGCGCGCGCGCGTTCTCCGCGGTGATCTTCGGATACGAGCCGAGCGAGTGCCGCTTCGTGCGGCCGTCGAGCATGTACTGGACGCACCACGCGCGCGCGCCGCTCGGATGCACGCGCAGGCCGAATCCCGGAATCTCCGCGTCCCACACGAAGCCCGCCTTCTTCGCCTTGTCCGCGACCGACTTCGTGAGCTTGACCGTGCTGCGCTTCGGCATCGCGCCCCCTTCGCGGCCTTCGGTGAGCCTCTCAGCGGGTCGCGAAAACAGGACCGCGGAAGAAAGGCGGAAGAACCGCAGCGGGATTTAGGGGGATTCCGCGGGCTTCGTCAAGAACAGCCGAGATTGTAAGTGCTTGGAATCTCGGCGTTTACTGGTCGGGCCGACTGGATTCGAACCAGCGACCCCCTGAACCCCATTCAGGTGCGCTACCAGGCTGCGCCACGGCCCGACCGGTCGCAGTGGGTAGCCGGCCGATCCTTCAGTGTCGACGAAAACGCAGCAGCGCGCGGAGCCACGCGACCAGCCCGCGGCTCGGCGCTGCGCGGCCTGGACCCGAAGCGCGCGATTTCGGCGCCTTCACGGAGATAGCCGTTTTCGGGTCCGCGGCTGGAGCGCGCGACCGCGCTTGCGCGTGTTGTCGGCGCGCCCCGGATTCGCCCTGCGCGCTGGCGATCGCCGTCGCGACGTCGCTGCCGATCTCGACTGCGGTCTGCAGGAGGCGCGCTGCGAGCGTGTTGATGACGCGCGGCACTCCGCCGGATTCGGTAGCGAGCCACTCGATCTGCTGCGGATGCAGCGCGTCGGGTGCCGCGCCCGCAAGCTCGAGCCGCCGGCGGACGTAGACGCCGACTTCGCGATCGAGCATGGGCTGCTTGAGGCGCACGTGATGAAGGCCCTCGCCGAAAGCGGCCATCGCGGCGCCCTGGCGGGCTTCGTTTCCGATCGCGGCAACGACTCGCAGCGCCCCGCCCAGCGAGTCCGCGAGCTGCCGCAGGCTCCGCGACGTCTCGGGCGGAAGTGCCCCGGCGTCGTCGACTAGCAGCACGAGTGGGCGCGCTCCTTCCTTCTTCGCGAGCCGCGCGAGCGCTGCCAGCGCGCTCTCCCCTTCGGCCTGCTCACCGGGCGCGAGTGCGAAATGCGCGAGATCCTCGGGCGCGAGCGCCGAGTACGGCAGGAAGCGGGACCGCGCGTTCGTCAGGTCCCGTGCGAGCACGTGCAGCACCATCGTCTTGCCGAGGCCCGGCGGCCCCGTCAGGACGCTGATGCGCTTGCCCGACGCGAAGCCTTCGCGCAGCGCCGTGAGTGCAGCCTCGGTGCCGAGGCGCGGCACGTAGAAGGCGGGATCGCTCGTGACGCCGAAGGGTTCCACCCGCGCTGTTTCGTCTCGACGGCCCCGCGACGCGAGTGCGTACCGCTCGCGTTCCGCGCTCAGCCGAGCTTCGCTGC
This genomic window contains:
- a CDS encoding phage terminase small subunit P27 family — protein: MRGRRPKPRALKLLLGNPGKRALGDEMQGEPGLGPCPDHLTGHARDCWLDLAPQLDALGIAQRQDRGMFEGLCVAYGTWRTALELIARDGMTYTTTNPKTGAVTERVRPEVGVARGAERLFAQFATEFGLSPSSRQRVAFRAPRKATPLRNLIRSKYETD
- a CDS encoding tetratricopeptide repeat protein, whose product is MESRRLLVGPGRLEEAREHFEQALAIYREVGNRHAEGVVLGNLGTMHHLQGRLTDALAFDERAVAIYRECGDRRNEGIVLGNLGLLRMDQGRAQEARELFERALATNREVGDRSSEGHVLGNLAHLHVGEGRVEGAWELNEQALAIHREVGNRRFEGIVLAARGGLLARRGRTDNAREHFERSLLILREVRDRQQEGAVLGLLADLCAQTSAMPEARAHFAAGERLLREVGDKLELGMLLCARGLLEASSDDSATGRALLEEAENLAAELGAGPESELGRAISKLSERLAASASALHRR
- a CDS encoding tyrosine-type recombinase/integrase; translation: MPKRSTVKLTKSVADKAKKAGFVWDAEIPGFGLRVHPSGARAWCVQYMLDGRTKRHSLGSYPKITAENARAHAARLLAEVRLDGRDPSREKRERLDALTVAELVERYEAEHLPKNARATQLENKRILAKYVTPALGPMKVAAVTPSDVQHVHASLATKPVQANRVLFLISTLFNLAERWGLRPDGTNPTRRVERFAEAPRERHLSELELRRLGKGLKAVETSDPAKCAAIRLLVLTGCRRAEILGLEWARVDLERGFIALDTHKTARHHGAKHVVLNEPALDVLRSLANAPKRHERWVFPNPTKKAALREIRAAWNDVKTKGGLDAAIRLHDLRHSFASQGLLEGLSLPAIGALLGHSRATTTQRYAHWSQDPLREASAKVGERIGGALEREVAE
- a CDS encoding AAA family ATPase, which gives rise to MEPFGVTSDPAFYVPRLGTEAALTALREGFASGKRISVLTGPPGLGKTMVLHVLARDLTNARSRFLPYSALAPEDLAHFALAPGEQAEGESALAALARLAKKEGARPLVLLVDDAGALPPETSRSLRQLADSLGGALRVVAAIGNEARQGAAMAAFGEGLHHVRLKQPMLDREVGVYVRRRLELAGAAPDALHPQQIEWLATESGGVPRVINTLAARLLQTAVEIGSDVATAIASAQGESGARRQHAQARSRAPAADPKTAISVKAPKSRASGPGRAAPSRGLVAWLRALLRFRRH